In Marisediminicola antarctica, one DNA window encodes the following:
- a CDS encoding class F sortase, with amino-acid sequence MTAQPSKSRRGSLWATAAVLLLLGGGTAIALALTTNDSPPQPPASAASPPPPGTTATPPPPTPPVAATQTTGPIMPASSPTQVSIPAIGVDSTLMQLGLNTDGTAEVPPLDPAAPAGWYRGSPTPGELGPSIILGHVTSNAGHAVFYRLGDMRPGDEITITRADATTATFTVDAVEQYPKADFPTQRVYGNTDHAALRLITCGGIFDNTAGSHLDNIVVYATLTDDSA; translated from the coding sequence GTGACTGCGCAACCTAGCAAGTCCCGCCGCGGCAGCCTCTGGGCTACCGCGGCGGTGCTTCTCCTCCTCGGCGGCGGCACCGCCATCGCCCTCGCACTGACCACAAACGACTCGCCGCCACAACCACCGGCATCCGCTGCCAGCCCCCCCCCCCCGGGCACCACCGCGACACCCCCGCCCCCGACGCCACCGGTCGCCGCTACACAGACCACCGGCCCGATCATGCCCGCCTCGAGCCCCACCCAGGTCAGCATCCCCGCCATCGGTGTCGATTCAACGCTGATGCAACTCGGACTCAACACCGACGGCACCGCCGAAGTCCCCCCACTCGACCCGGCCGCCCCAGCAGGCTGGTACCGCGGCTCACCCACCCCGGGAGAGCTCGGACCATCGATCATCCTCGGACACGTCACCAGCAACGCCGGACACGCCGTCTTCTACCGCCTCGGCGACATGCGCCCCGGCGACGAAATCACCATCACCCGCGCCGACGCAACCACAGCCACCTTCACCGTCGACGCGGTCGAGCAATACCCGAAAGCCGACTTCCCCACCCAAAGGGTCTACGGCAACACCGACCACGCCGCCCTACGCCTGATCACCTGCGGCGGCATCTTCGACAACACCGCCGGCTCCCACCTCGACAACATCGTCGTCTACGCCACCCTCACCGACGACAGCGCATAG
- a CDS encoding HAD-IIA family hydrolase, whose translation MAKRDEIECWLTDMDGVLVHENKPLPGASQLLQQWRDQGKPFLVLTNNSIFTPRDLSARLKASGLDVPEEFLWTSALATADFLASQSPGGSAFVIGEAGITTALHEAGFVMTDTSPDYVVIGETRNYSFEAITRAIRLILAGARFIVTNPDATGPSAEGPMPATGAVAALITKATGMEPYVVGKPNPMMFRSAMNKIGAHSENTGMIGDRMDTDIVAGIEAGLHTILVLTGISDQAEIDRYPFRPDEILNGVIDLVDGEPFAVGIDDNLMPEEPVV comes from the coding sequence ATGGCAAAACGCGACGAAATCGAATGCTGGCTCACCGACATGGACGGTGTGCTCGTACACGAGAACAAACCCCTGCCCGGCGCTTCACAACTCCTCCAGCAGTGGCGAGACCAGGGCAAGCCCTTCCTCGTGCTCACCAACAACTCAATTTTCACGCCGCGCGACCTGAGCGCCCGGCTCAAGGCATCCGGCCTCGACGTTCCCGAGGAGTTTCTCTGGACGTCCGCCCTCGCGACGGCGGACTTCCTGGCGTCGCAGAGCCCGGGCGGCTCCGCGTTCGTGATCGGCGAGGCGGGAATCACCACGGCGCTGCACGAAGCCGGCTTCGTGATGACCGATACCTCCCCCGACTACGTCGTCATCGGCGAGACGCGCAACTACTCGTTCGAGGCGATCACCCGCGCAATCAGGCTCATCCTCGCGGGCGCCCGGTTCATCGTGACGAATCCGGATGCGACGGGACCGTCGGCCGAGGGGCCGATGCCCGCGACGGGTGCCGTCGCGGCCCTCATCACCAAGGCGACCGGCATGGAGCCCTACGTCGTGGGCAAGCCGAACCCGATGATGTTCCGCTCGGCGATGAACAAGATCGGCGCGCACTCGGAGAACACCGGCATGATCGGCGACCGCATGGACACCGACATCGTGGCGGGCATCGAGGCCGGGCTGCACACCATCCTCGTGCTCACCGGAATCAGCGACCAGGCCGAGATCGACCGCTATCCGTTCCGCCCAGACGAGATCCTGAACGGAGTCATCGACCTGGTCGACGGCGAACCGTTCGCGGTTGGGATCGACGACAATCTGATGCCGGAAGAGCCTGTCGTCTAG
- a CDS encoding DUF3151 domain-containing protein, with product MTTNLLGPADTLLPEEPDVLASIANTGLDAADVVVAHPASPLAWALLSNNAYNAEKMIESYAFARVGYHRGLDALRKGGWKGHGPVPWSHAPNRGVLRAFYALQRAADAIGEEDEVERLGALLTDSDPTAAAAIEAEHPGH from the coding sequence ATGACGACCAACCTGCTCGGCCCCGCCGACACGCTCCTGCCGGAAGAGCCCGATGTGCTCGCCTCGATCGCCAACACCGGGCTGGATGCGGCCGACGTCGTCGTCGCGCACCCCGCCTCGCCGCTCGCCTGGGCGCTCCTGTCGAACAACGCCTACAACGCCGAGAAGATGATCGAGTCGTACGCGTTCGCGCGGGTCGGCTACCACCGTGGCCTCGATGCACTGCGAAAGGGCGGCTGGAAGGGCCACGGCCCCGTGCCGTGGTCGCACGCGCCCAACCGCGGCGTGCTGCGCGCGTTCTATGCGCTGCAGCGAGCCGCGGATGCGATCGGCGAAGAGGATGAGGTGGAGCGCCTCGGTGCCCTGCTGACTGACTCCGACCCGACGGCAGCCGCCGCGATCGAGGCGGAGCACCCCGGGCACTGA
- a CDS encoding TetR/AcrR family transcriptional regulator: protein MTSVSRPAPRQVRRDALLNRLSILQAAVSVLCVDPDAGMDAIAARAGLTRRAVYGHFPTRDHLIEEILATGAARIAASLLPLDDTDPRAAIATIGSRLWGEVSHVRATAVLAVRGPYSARIAEVLRPLREVLERVVTVGVASGSFRQDVPAPILARLIEGTALNVLDEASRLGLNSAEGDRLVVITTLSCAGLGWEDAARYVGAPLPGGPPRRGE, encoded by the coding sequence ATGACATCCGTTTCCCGCCCCGCTCCTCGACAGGTTCGACGCGACGCGCTGCTCAACCGGCTGTCCATCCTGCAGGCGGCCGTGAGCGTGCTGTGCGTCGATCCCGACGCCGGGATGGATGCGATCGCCGCCCGAGCGGGCCTGACCCGCCGCGCCGTCTACGGCCACTTCCCAACTCGCGACCACCTCATCGAGGAGATACTGGCCACCGGCGCGGCCCGCATCGCGGCAAGCCTGCTGCCCCTCGACGACACCGATCCACGCGCGGCGATCGCCACGATCGGCTCGCGCCTGTGGGGCGAGGTCTCGCACGTGCGTGCCACCGCAGTGCTGGCGGTGCGCGGCCCGTATAGCGCGCGAATCGCCGAGGTGTTGCGGCCGTTGCGCGAGGTGCTGGAGCGCGTCGTGACGGTAGGTGTCGCATCCGGATCCTTCCGCCAGGACGTGCCGGCGCCGATCCTCGCGCGGCTCATCGAGGGCACGGCACTCAACGTGCTCGACGAGGCGAGCCGCCTCGGGCTCAACTCTGCGGAGGGCGACCGGCTGGTCGTGATCACGACGCTGTCGTGCGCCGGACTCGGGTGGGAGGATGCCGCGCGCTACGTCGGCGCTCCCCTGCCCGGGGGTCCGCCCCGCCGAGGAGAATGA
- a CDS encoding TerC family protein: MDLSFELTPDLAIAFVTLFVLEIVLGVDNVIFISILASKLPVEQQAKARNLGLTLAMIIRIGLLFGATWIITLTDDVFTAFGRGFSGRDLILIAGGLFLVYKAVTEIHEKLEGAESHGSGRIKTVTFGAVIAQILVLDIVFSFDSVITAVGMVDNLLVIIVAVVSSFTVMLFSAKYIFTFVNRHPTVKMLALAFLVLIGVFLIADGFEVKIDKALIYGPMAFAILVEALNLVAKARQEKRRGAIEPVHLRHAYSKADDHAAVAAATSSGPDAGAVGLSRKPVLGTITQTDGHQEPAGLG; this comes from the coding sequence GTGGATCTCTCATTTGAACTGACCCCCGACCTCGCCATCGCCTTCGTGACCCTCTTCGTTCTCGAAATCGTGCTTGGCGTCGACAACGTGATTTTCATCTCGATCCTCGCGAGCAAGCTCCCGGTCGAGCAGCAGGCGAAGGCCCGTAATCTCGGTCTCACCCTCGCGATGATCATTCGGATCGGGCTGCTGTTCGGTGCAACCTGGATCATCACCCTCACCGACGACGTCTTCACCGCGTTCGGCAGGGGCTTCTCGGGCCGAGATCTCATCCTCATCGCGGGCGGGCTGTTCCTCGTCTACAAGGCGGTCACCGAGATCCACGAGAAGCTCGAGGGCGCGGAGTCGCACGGCAGCGGCCGCATCAAAACCGTCACCTTCGGTGCGGTCATCGCCCAGATTCTCGTGCTCGACATCGTCTTCTCCTTCGACTCGGTCATCACCGCCGTCGGCATGGTCGACAACCTGCTCGTCATCATCGTCGCGGTCGTCTCGTCGTTCACCGTGATGCTCTTCTCGGCGAAGTACATCTTCACCTTCGTCAACCGGCACCCCACCGTGAAGATGCTCGCGCTCGCGTTCCTCGTGCTCATCGGCGTCTTCCTCATTGCCGACGGCTTCGAGGTCAAGATCGACAAGGCGCTGATCTACGGCCCGATGGCCTTCGCGATCCTCGTCGAGGCCCTCAACCTCGTTGCCAAGGCCCGCCAGGAGAAGCGCCGCGGCGCGATCGAGCCGGTGCACCTGCGCCACGCATACTCCAAGGCCGACGACCACGCCGCGGTCGCGGCCGCAACCTCGTCGGGTCCGGATGCCGGTGCCGTCGGCCTCTCGCGCAAGCCGGTCTTGGGCACGATCACCCAGACCGATGGGCATCAGGAGCCAGCCGGGCTCGGCTGA
- a CDS encoding adenylosuccinate synthase, producing the protein MPAIVIIGAQWGDEGKGKATDLLGSRIDYVVKFNGGNNAGHTVVIGNQKYALHLLPSGILTDGVIPVISNGVVIDIEVLFDELEALTARGVDVSKLRVSANAHIITQYHRTLDKVTERFLGKKQIGTTGRGIGPAYADKINRVGLRIQDLFDENILRQKVEAALDQKNHLLVKVYNRRAIMVDEIVENLLSYAERLRPMVGDTALELNRALDDGKIVLFEGGQATMLDVDHGTYPFVTSSNSTAGGASTGSGIGPGRIERVIGIVKAYTTRVGAGPFPTELFDESGEFLRSRGFEFGTTTGRPRRTGWYDAPIARYSARINGVTDFVMTKLDVLTGLATIPVCVAYDVDGVRVEEVPVSQSDFHHAVPIYEEFPGWTEDLTGVREFSDLPPNAQAYVLAIEAMSGSRISAIGVGPGRDAIIARHDLLD; encoded by the coding sequence GTGCCAGCAATCGTGATCATCGGAGCCCAGTGGGGCGACGAGGGCAAGGGCAAGGCCACCGACCTGCTCGGTAGTCGCATCGACTACGTCGTCAAGTTCAACGGCGGCAACAATGCCGGCCACACGGTCGTGATCGGCAACCAGAAATACGCGCTGCACCTGCTGCCGTCCGGCATCCTCACCGACGGGGTCATCCCGGTCATCTCGAACGGCGTCGTCATCGACATCGAGGTGCTCTTCGACGAGCTTGAGGCGCTGACCGCACGCGGGGTGGATGTCTCGAAGCTGCGGGTGAGCGCCAACGCGCACATCATCACGCAGTACCACCGCACCCTCGACAAGGTCACCGAGCGCTTCCTCGGCAAGAAGCAGATCGGCACGACCGGCCGGGGCATCGGACCCGCCTACGCCGACAAGATCAACCGCGTCGGCCTGCGCATCCAGGACCTGTTCGACGAGAACATCCTGCGGCAGAAGGTCGAGGCGGCCCTCGACCAGAAGAACCACCTCCTCGTGAAGGTCTACAACCGCCGCGCGATCATGGTCGACGAGATCGTCGAGAACCTGCTCTCCTATGCGGAGCGGCTGCGCCCAATGGTCGGCGATACCGCCCTCGAGCTCAATCGCGCCCTCGACGATGGAAAGATCGTGCTGTTCGAGGGCGGCCAGGCCACGATGCTCGACGTCGACCACGGCACCTACCCCTTCGTCACCTCGAGCAACTCGACCGCGGGCGGCGCCTCGACCGGGTCGGGCATCGGCCCCGGCCGCATCGAGCGCGTCATCGGCATCGTCAAGGCGTACACGACGCGGGTCGGCGCCGGACCCTTCCCGACGGAGCTGTTCGACGAGTCGGGGGAGTTCCTGCGCTCGCGCGGTTTCGAGTTCGGCACCACGACCGGACGACCTCGCCGCACGGGCTGGTACGACGCCCCTATTGCGCGCTACTCGGCCCGCATCAACGGCGTGACCGACTTCGTGATGACGAAGCTCGACGTGCTCACGGGACTCGCAACTATCCCCGTCTGCGTCGCGTACGACGTCGACGGCGTACGCGTCGAGGAGGTGCCGGTGTCACAGTCGGACTTCCACCACGCCGTGCCGATCTACGAGGAGTTCCCCGGCTGGACCGAGGACCTCACCGGCGTGCGCGAGTTCAGCGACCTGCCCCCGAACGCGCAGGCCTACGTGCTCGCGATCGAGGCCATGAGCGGGTCGCGCATCTCGGCGATCGGCGTCGGCCCCGGCCGCGACGCCATAATCGCGCGGCACGACCTGCTCGATTGA
- a CDS encoding TrmH family RNA methyltransferase translates to MTLDKPAPSIELTTQGVGPWVGELPDDPRYDPELIARGDSRNVVDRYRYWSMEAIVADLDEHRNPFHVAIENWQHDMNIGSIVRSANAFGAETVHIIGRKRWNKRGAMVTDRYQHVMHHDTVETFAEWAASAGLPVVAIDNVPGSVIIETFPFPAACVLLFGQEGPGLSDAALAASADIVEISQFGSTRSINASAAAAVAMHAWVLQHVRFPR, encoded by the coding sequence GTGACACTCGACAAGCCCGCACCCTCCATCGAACTGACCACGCAGGGCGTCGGCCCATGGGTCGGCGAGCTGCCCGACGACCCGCGCTACGACCCGGAGCTGATCGCCCGCGGCGACTCCCGCAACGTCGTCGACCGATACCGGTACTGGAGCATGGAGGCCATCGTCGCCGACCTCGACGAGCACCGGAACCCGTTTCATGTCGCCATTGAGAATTGGCAGCACGACATGAACATCGGCTCGATCGTGCGCAGCGCGAACGCCTTCGGCGCCGAGACCGTGCACATCATCGGCCGCAAGCGCTGGAACAAGCGCGGCGCGATGGTGACCGACCGCTACCAGCACGTGATGCACCACGACACCGTCGAGACGTTCGCCGAGTGGGCCGCGTCTGCCGGGCTGCCGGTCGTGGCGATCGACAACGTACCCGGCTCGGTCATCATCGAGACCTTCCCCTTCCCCGCCGCGTGCGTGCTGCTGTTCGGGCAGGAGGGGCCGGGGCTCTCGGATGCTGCCCTCGCGGCATCCGCGGACATCGTCGAGATCAGCCAGTTCGGTTCCACCCGCAGCATCAACGCCTCCGCGGCGGCCGCGGTCGCGATGCACGCCTGGGTGCTGCAGCACGTGCGCTTTCCGCGCTGA
- a CDS encoding cell wall-binding repeat-containing protein, whose protein sequence is MATQSVPHIRRAAPTWRRFGGFVTSLTVLLTVLVPAAGSAASDFVIDEGTLVEVEGTLLVLAGQESAEDHAAHDVHGPRELTTLLPDEIRLVTDDGTSIPLGGGLPENVETGDRLRGTLSVPADSIGAINNSIAEAIAGETRQGIVDHDSVVGQEIIDASEALDTPLVVDDAMITPETSAAISAVAHTLEVIVVTLPADPANIVASDGALQTLTSRLSGFWNSQTNGQVASFSITGSVRRVVSANACNPQAMWDEGAELFNAPTTTWWMSAGRHMLVVAPNECGGGTGKGTVGSVPSGGLAYAAYSAPTFEQTVGHELGHNLSLRHSNAMQCDEVTACADTEYADFYDVMAAGYAFNGVGNAQLPALNVTQKKRVNGLGNDLVTVSLPSTVAAASTAFTLNPASATSGIRGLEVVDPTTGAVYYVEYRSGTGIDANSIYSRAVVPGYAPGLRILRIRDNNTSAALTLANSTYRNHYLKPGQSLTSLGDGANILFTSSGATAQVVVTLGIAPKAMNTATPTISGTVKVGARLTANAGTWSPAPVYLSYQWLRNGTAISGATSNTYVPTLADVRSKISVKVTGTKSGYASVSRWSASTVTVPLAVQRFGGADRYATAITMSRTFAPGVGVLYVARGSDYPDALSAAPAAAAAGGALLLVTTTEIPAAVKAEIERLKPKKIIVVGSTGSINAAVYTQLAKLTQSITRHGGADRYASSRVIVDAAFGVTGVDRVYLATGRNFPDALSASAAAGANNGAVILVDGSTGTLDAATIDLIRKLNPTDIVLAGGPAVLSTGIENSAKALKLPGGTLRLMGPDRFSTSLALNDNAFTTASTVYIATGYNFPDALAGAPLAGTNNAPLYVVPGGCVPKATVAAINEYGATKLVLLGGTSTVSTAVERLAPCAV, encoded by the coding sequence TTGGCCACTCAGTCTGTTCCACACATCCGGCGCGCGGCACCCACTTGGCGCAGGTTCGGCGGGTTCGTCACCTCGCTCACGGTGCTCCTCACGGTGCTCGTGCCGGCGGCCGGCTCGGCGGCCAGCGATTTCGTCATCGACGAGGGCACCCTGGTCGAGGTCGAGGGCACGCTGTTGGTGCTGGCCGGACAGGAGTCAGCCGAGGACCACGCCGCACACGATGTGCACGGGCCGCGTGAGCTGACGACGCTGCTGCCCGATGAGATTCGCCTGGTCACCGACGACGGGACCTCGATCCCGCTGGGCGGTGGGCTGCCCGAGAACGTCGAAACCGGCGACCGCTTGCGCGGAACCCTGTCGGTTCCCGCGGACTCGATCGGCGCAATCAACAACTCCATCGCCGAGGCGATCGCAGGGGAGACGCGGCAGGGGATCGTCGACCACGACTCCGTGGTCGGGCAGGAGATCATCGACGCGAGTGAGGCGCTCGACACCCCGCTCGTCGTCGACGACGCGATGATCACCCCGGAGACCAGCGCGGCCATCTCGGCCGTCGCTCACACCCTTGAGGTCATCGTCGTCACGCTTCCCGCCGACCCTGCCAACATCGTCGCGTCCGACGGCGCCCTGCAGACGCTCACAAGCAGGCTCAGCGGGTTCTGGAACTCGCAGACCAACGGGCAGGTCGCCAGCTTCTCGATCACCGGTTCCGTGCGACGCGTCGTCTCCGCCAACGCCTGCAATCCTCAGGCGATGTGGGATGAGGGCGCGGAGCTCTTCAACGCACCGACCACAACGTGGTGGATGTCCGCCGGCCGGCACATGCTGGTCGTCGCACCGAACGAGTGCGGCGGCGGCACGGGCAAAGGCACCGTCGGGTCCGTGCCCAGCGGCGGGCTGGCGTATGCCGCCTACTCTGCGCCCACCTTCGAGCAGACGGTGGGTCACGAGCTCGGCCACAACCTGAGCCTTCGCCACTCGAACGCCATGCAGTGCGACGAGGTGACCGCGTGCGCCGACACGGAGTACGCCGACTTCTACGACGTGATGGCCGCGGGATATGCCTTCAACGGCGTGGGTAACGCGCAGCTCCCGGCCCTCAACGTCACGCAGAAGAAGCGCGTCAACGGCCTGGGCAACGATCTCGTCACTGTGTCCCTGCCCTCGACCGTGGCAGCTGCCTCGACCGCCTTCACGCTGAACCCGGCCTCGGCGACATCCGGGATTCGCGGACTCGAGGTCGTCGACCCGACCACCGGAGCCGTCTACTACGTGGAGTACCGCTCCGGCACGGGCATCGACGCCAACTCGATCTATTCCCGTGCCGTGGTGCCGGGCTACGCGCCGGGGCTCCGGATACTCAGAATCCGCGACAACAACACCTCGGCCGCGCTCACCCTGGCGAACTCCACCTATCGCAACCACTACCTCAAGCCGGGGCAGTCCCTCACGTCGCTCGGAGACGGCGCCAACATCCTTTTCACGTCGAGCGGGGCGACTGCACAGGTCGTCGTCACCCTCGGGATAGCGCCGAAGGCCATGAACACCGCCACGCCGACCATCTCCGGAACAGTCAAGGTCGGCGCGCGACTCACCGCGAACGCGGGAACCTGGTCGCCGGCACCGGTGTACCTCTCCTACCAGTGGCTCCGCAACGGGACCGCCATCAGCGGAGCGACATCCAACACCTACGTCCCGACCCTCGCCGATGTGCGCAGCAAGATCAGCGTGAAAGTCACCGGCACCAAGTCTGGCTACGCGTCCGTCAGCCGGTGGTCGGCATCCACCGTCACGGTCCCGCTTGCCGTGCAACGATTCGGGGGAGCCGACCGCTACGCAACCGCGATCACCATGTCGCGCACCTTCGCTCCCGGCGTCGGCGTGCTCTACGTCGCGCGGGGAAGCGACTACCCCGACGCGCTGAGCGCGGCTCCGGCCGCCGCCGCTGCCGGCGGAGCGCTGCTGCTCGTCACCACCACCGAAATTCCAGCAGCCGTGAAGGCCGAGATCGAGCGGCTGAAGCCGAAGAAGATCATCGTGGTCGGCAGCACCGGTTCGATCAACGCCGCCGTCTACACCCAGCTGGCAAAACTTACCCAGTCAATCACCCGGCACGGCGGCGCCGACAGGTACGCGTCGTCGCGGGTCATCGTCGACGCCGCGTTCGGAGTCACCGGCGTCGACCGGGTCTACCTGGCGACCGGACGGAACTTCCCCGACGCTCTCTCCGCGAGCGCCGCCGCCGGGGCTAACAACGGTGCCGTCATCCTCGTCGACGGTTCCACCGGCACGCTGGATGCGGCGACCATCGACCTGATCCGCAAGTTGAACCCGACGGACATCGTGCTGGCTGGAGGGCCGGCCGTGCTCTCGACCGGCATCGAGAACTCGGCCAAGGCGCTGAAGCTGCCGGGCGGAACACTCCGCCTGATGGGCCCCGACCGGTTCTCGACCTCCCTCGCGCTCAATGACAACGCTTTCACGACGGCGAGCACCGTTTACATCGCCACCGGGTACAACTTCCCCGATGCCCTCGCGGGAGCGCCTCTCGCCGGAACGAACAACGCCCCTCTCTACGTCGTGCCGGGCGGCTGCGTCCCGAAGGCCACGGTCGCGGCAATCAACGAATACGGGGCGACGAAACTCGTGCTTCTGGGCGGCACCTCGACAGTGTCGACCGCAGTCGAGCGACTCGCCCCCTGCGCCGTCTAG
- a CDS encoding NADP-dependent oxidoreductase gives MTTTNQQAPVSSAPTISRQWQLIRRPSGWPVADDFRLAEIELPPLADGEVRVRNEFVSVDPYMRGRMNDVKSYTPPYVLGETMTGGAVGRVVESRSDSLAVGDLVRHFLGWRDLAQADAAAFAPTAEVPGVSSSAFLGALGMTSLTAWVGLLVIANMKPGDTVFVSGAAGAVGSAVGQLARLRGAKRVIGSAGSDEKVALLTGKYGFDAAFNYKNGHLARQLADAAPDGIDVYFDNVGGEHLEAALYSFNDGGRAALCGAISVYNETAAPSGPRNLPMITTKGLRLEGFTIGNYQQHATAFAAEVGPLLASGQMVSDETVIDGIDNALEAFFGLLRGENTGKMVVHTGA, from the coding sequence ATGACCACCACGAACCAGCAAGCTCCCGTCTCGTCCGCCCCGACCATCAGCCGCCAGTGGCAGCTGATCCGGCGCCCCTCCGGCTGGCCGGTCGCCGACGACTTCCGCCTCGCGGAGATCGAGCTGCCCCCGCTCGCCGATGGCGAGGTGCGGGTGCGCAACGAGTTCGTCTCGGTCGACCCCTACATGCGCGGACGCATGAACGACGTCAAGTCGTACACCCCGCCTTACGTGCTGGGCGAGACGATGACCGGCGGCGCGGTCGGCCGGGTCGTCGAGTCCCGCTCCGACTCGCTCGCCGTCGGCGACCTCGTGCGCCACTTCCTCGGCTGGCGCGATCTGGCCCAAGCCGACGCCGCGGCGTTCGCCCCGACCGCGGAGGTGCCCGGAGTGTCGTCGTCCGCCTTCCTCGGGGCGCTCGGCATGACGAGCCTGACCGCGTGGGTCGGATTGCTGGTGATCGCGAACATGAAGCCCGGCGACACCGTGTTCGTCTCCGGCGCTGCCGGCGCGGTCGGGTCGGCCGTTGGCCAGCTGGCCCGACTGCGCGGAGCGAAGCGTGTAATCGGCAGCGCGGGCTCCGACGAGAAGGTGGCGCTGTTGACGGGCAAGTACGGCTTCGATGCGGCGTTCAACTACAAGAACGGCCACCTCGCCAGACAGCTCGCGGATGCCGCACCCGACGGCATCGACGTCTACTTCGACAACGTCGGCGGCGAGCACCTCGAGGCGGCCCTCTATTCGTTCAACGACGGCGGCCGCGCGGCTCTGTGCGGCGCGATCTCGGTCTACAACGAGACGGCAGCTCCGTCCGGCCCACGCAACCTGCCGATGATCACAACGAAGGGGCTGCGGCTCGAGGGCTTCACGATCGGCAATTACCAGCAGCACGCGACCGCGTTCGCCGCAGAGGTCGGCCCGCTGCTCGCATCCGGACAGATGGTCTCCGACGAGACCGTCATCGACGGCATCGACAACGCGCTCGAGGCCTTCTTCGGCCTGCTGCGCGGCGAGAACACCGGAAAAATGGTCGTGCACACCGGCGCGTGA